The following proteins come from a genomic window of Nycticebus coucang isolate mNycCou1 chromosome 11, mNycCou1.pri, whole genome shotgun sequence:
- the LOC128598825 gene encoding 60S ribosomal protein L11-like, with protein MADQGEKENPMRELRIRKLCLNICVGESGDRLTRAAKVLEQLTDQTPVFSKARYTVRSFGIRRNEKIAVHCTVRGAKAEEILEKGLKVRESELRKNNFSDTGNFGFGIQEHMDLGIKYDPSIGIYGLDFYVVLGRPGFSIADKKRRTGCIGAKHRISKEEAMRWFQQKYEGIILPGK; from the coding sequence ATGGCGGATCAAGGTGAAAAGGAGAACCCCATGCGGGAACTTCGTATCCGCAAGCTCTGCCTCAACATCTGTGTGGGGGAGAGTGGAGACAGACTGACCCGGGCAGCCAAGGTGTTGGAACAGCTCACAGACCAGACCCCTGTGTTTTCCAAAGCTAGATACACTGTCAGATCCTTTGGCATCAGGAGAAATGAGAAGATTGCAGTCCACTGCACAGTCAGAGGGGCTAAGGCAGAGGAAATCCTGGAGAAAGGTCTGAAGGTGCGAGAGtctgaattaagaaaaaataacttctcaGATACTGGAAACTTTGGCTTTGGGATCCAGGAGCACATGGATCTGGGTATCAAATATGACCCAAGCATTGGTATCTATGGCCTGGACTTCTATGTGGTGCTGGGTAGGCCAGGTTTCAGCATTGCAGACAAGAAGCGCAGGACAGGCTGCATTGGGGCCAAACACAGAATCAGCAAAGAGGAGGCCATGCGCTGGTTCCAGCAGAAGTATGAGGGGATCATCCTTCCTGGCAAATAA